Proteins found in one Sardina pilchardus chromosome 3, fSarPil1.1, whole genome shotgun sequence genomic segment:
- the LOC134075899 gene encoding protein shisa-6, with the protein MGIQHLLLLLIYLDPLNVLSAATGKKTKNAPKRTAKAKEVNNTVASTEMPQKITQLQSPSVIGDHDMCLGYFDVSGQYDKEFECNNTDHRYCCGSCYLRFCCNEKAKRLSQNKCRNYVTPDWMIKTPSPSPTPTGDTYDPELDQTNTTVYVTCGVIALIIAIGVSVKIAYDKVINPPQEMNVHRALADIMRQQGAVPSQQYEHENIAAIDNSPQENTPVRTSKNHYTPVHAKPNHGHYGKELFRQASQDPHNFISSGFVTLGRGHLKAQHSVDELGISWRDNLDVPLSYKLHTSVLRLHPHTTHSCSIITAAP; encoded by the exons ATGGGGATACAACACCTCCTGCTACTTTTGATATATTTGGACCCTTTGAATGTACTCAGCGCAGCCACGGGCAAGAAGACTAAAAATGCCCCAAAGCGGACAGCGAAGGCAAAAGAAGTTAACAACACTGTCGCTTCCACTGAGATGCCCCAGAAGATAACGCAGCTCCAGTCGCCTTCGGTGATCGGTGATCATGACATGTGCCTGGGTTACTTCGACGTCAGTGGACAGTACGACAAAGAATTCGAGTGCAACAACACAGATCATAGGTACTGTTGCGGAAGCTGTTACCTGCGGTTTTGTTGTAACGAAAAAGCAAAGCGCTTAAGTCAGAACAAATGCAGGAATTACGTGACTCCAGACTGGATGATAAaaactccatctccctcccccacGCCAACAGGAGACACATACGACCCAGAACTGGATCAAACAAACACTACCGTCTATGTCACATGTGGCGTGATAGCGTTGATAATCGCAATAGGAGTTTCTGTAAAAATCGCATACGACAAAGTTATAAACCCCCCACAGGAAATGAACGTCCACAG AGCGCTGGCGGACATCATGAGACAGCAGGGCGCTGTTCCTTCCCAACAGTACGAGCACGAAAACATCGCCGCGATTGACAACTCGCCCCAGGAGAACACGCCCGTGCGGACATCAAAGAATCACTACACGCCGGTCCACGCCAAGCCCAATCACG GCCACTATGGGAAAGAGTTGTTCCGCCAAGCCAGCCAAGATCCCCACAACTTCATCTCCTCTGGGTTTGTGACACTTGGACGAGGGCATCTCAAAG CCCAGCATTCAGTTGACGAGTTAGGCATATCCTGGAGGGATAATCTGGACGTTCCCCTCTCCTACA AGCTCCACACCAGTGTCCTGCGCCTCCACCCGCACACCACCCATAGCTGCTCCATCATCACGGCTGCCccatag